In Carya illinoinensis cultivar Pawnee chromosome 16, C.illinoinensisPawnee_v1, whole genome shotgun sequence, a single window of DNA contains:
- the LOC122298540 gene encoding uncharacterized protein LOC122298540: MENAKNNNSSSHNKTSEKRVGIEQKGFPVHSQVRKIKQESEKIIDWSPEQPEMRLVLREIQRRLSRSPLGLSC; the protein is encoded by the coding sequence ATGGAGAACGCGAAGAACAACAACAGCAGCAGCCATAACAAGACGAGCGAAAAGAGAGTTGGGATCGAGCAGAAGGGTTTTCCGGTGCATAGTCAAGTCCGAAAGATTAAGCAGGAATCCGAGAAAATCATAGACTGGTCACCGGAACAGCCAGAGATGAGACTGGTGCTCCGGGAGATCCAACGGCGGCTTTCTCGTTCGCCCTTGGGATTATCTTGCTGA